Proteins encoded within one genomic window of Felis catus isolate Fca126 chromosome C1, F.catus_Fca126_mat1.0, whole genome shotgun sequence:
- the MYCL gene encoding protein L-Myc isoform X2 codes for MDFDSYQHYFYDYDCGEDFYRSTAPSEDIWKKFELVPSPPTSPPWGSGPGAGDSAPGIGPPEPWPGGGAGDEAESRGHSKAWGRNYASIIRRDCMWSGFSARERLERAVSDRLAAGAPRGNPPKAPAAPDCAPSLEAGNPAPAAPCPLGEPKTQACSGSESPSDSEGEEIDVVTVEKRQSLGVRKPVTITVRADPLDPCMKHFHISIHQQQHNYAARFPPESCSQGGAPERGPQEEALEKDAPEEKEEEVDEEIVSPPLVESEAPQSCHPKPVSSDTEDVTKRKNHNFLERKRRNDLRSRFLALRDQVPTLASCSKAPKVVILSKALEYLQALVGAEKRMATEKRQLRCRQQQLQKRIAYLSGY; via the exons ATGGACTTCGACTCGTACCAGCACTATTTCTACGACTATGACTGCGGGGAAGATTTCTACCGCTCCACGGCGCCCAGTGAGGACATCTGGAAGAAATTCGAGCTGGTGCCGTCGCCCCCCACGTCGCCGCCTTGGGGCTCGGGTCCCGGCGCCGGGGACTCAGCCCCTGGAATCGGTCCCCCGGAGCCGTGGCCCGGAGGGGGCGCCGGGGACGAGGCGGAATCCCGGGGCCATTCGAAAGCTTGGGGCAGGAACTACGCCTCCATCATCCGCCGTGACTGCATGTGGAGCGGCTTCTCCGCCCGGGAACGGCTAGAGAGAGCGGTGAGCGACCGGCTCGCCGCCGGCGCACCCCGGGGGAACCCGCCCAAGGCGCCCGCCGCCCCAGACTGCGCTCCCAGCCTCGAGGCCGGCAACCCGGCTCCCGCTGCCCCCTGTCCGCTGGGCGAGCCCAAGACCCAGGCCTGCTCGGGGTCCGAGAGCCCAAGCGACTCGG AGGGTGAAGAAATCGATGTTGTGACAGTGGAGAAGAGACAGTCCCTGGGTGTACGGAAGCCAGTCACCATCACGGTGCGGGCAGACCCGTTGGACCCCTGCATGAAACACTTCCACATCTCCATCCATCAGCAGCAGCACAACTATGCCGCCCGTTTTCCTCCAGAAAGCTGTTCCCAAGGAGGGGCTCCCGAGAGAGGTCCCCAAGAAGAGGCTCTGGAGAAAGATGccccagaagaaaaggaagaggaggtaGATGAAGAGATTGTGAGTCCCCCACTTGTAGAAAGCGAGGCTCCCCAGTCCTGCCACCCCAAACCTGTCAGTTCTGACACCGAGGACGTGACCAAGAGGAAGAATCACAACTTCCTGGAGCGCAAACGACGGAATGACCTCCGTTCTAGGTTCTTGGCCCTGAGGGACCAGGTACCCACCCTGGCCAGCTGCTCCAAGGCCCCCAAAGTGGTGATCCTGAGTAAGGCCTTGGAATACTTACAAGCCCTGGTGGGGGCCGAGAAGAGGATGGCCACGGAGAAAAGGCAGCTCCGATGTCGGCAGCAGCAACTGCAGAAGAGAATTGCGTACCTCAGTGGCTACTAA
- the MYCL gene encoding protein L-Myc isoform X1 gives MCLCAGCRAAPSRRGAGPLQVAGGRSEGADMDFDSYQHYFYDYDCGEDFYRSTAPSEDIWKKFELVPSPPTSPPWGSGPGAGDSAPGIGPPEPWPGGGAGDEAESRGHSKAWGRNYASIIRRDCMWSGFSARERLERAVSDRLAAGAPRGNPPKAPAAPDCAPSLEAGNPAPAAPCPLGEPKTQACSGSESPSDSEGEEIDVVTVEKRQSLGVRKPVTITVRADPLDPCMKHFHISIHQQQHNYAARFPPESCSQGGAPERGPQEEALEKDAPEEKEEEVDEEIVSPPLVESEAPQSCHPKPVSSDTEDVTKRKNHNFLERKRRNDLRSRFLALRDQVPTLASCSKAPKVVILSKALEYLQALVGAEKRMATEKRQLRCRQQQLQKRIAYLSGY, from the exons ATGTGCCTGTGTGCGGGCTGCCGGGCTGCCCCGAGCCGGCGGGGAGCCGGTCCGCTCCAGGTGGCGGGCGGCCGGAGCGAG GGAGCGGACATGGACTTCGACTCGTACCAGCACTATTTCTACGACTATGACTGCGGGGAAGATTTCTACCGCTCCACGGCGCCCAGTGAGGACATCTGGAAGAAATTCGAGCTGGTGCCGTCGCCCCCCACGTCGCCGCCTTGGGGCTCGGGTCCCGGCGCCGGGGACTCAGCCCCTGGAATCGGTCCCCCGGAGCCGTGGCCCGGAGGGGGCGCCGGGGACGAGGCGGAATCCCGGGGCCATTCGAAAGCTTGGGGCAGGAACTACGCCTCCATCATCCGCCGTGACTGCATGTGGAGCGGCTTCTCCGCCCGGGAACGGCTAGAGAGAGCGGTGAGCGACCGGCTCGCCGCCGGCGCACCCCGGGGGAACCCGCCCAAGGCGCCCGCCGCCCCAGACTGCGCTCCCAGCCTCGAGGCCGGCAACCCGGCTCCCGCTGCCCCCTGTCCGCTGGGCGAGCCCAAGACCCAGGCCTGCTCGGGGTCCGAGAGCCCAAGCGACTCGG AGGGTGAAGAAATCGATGTTGTGACAGTGGAGAAGAGACAGTCCCTGGGTGTACGGAAGCCAGTCACCATCACGGTGCGGGCAGACCCGTTGGACCCCTGCATGAAACACTTCCACATCTCCATCCATCAGCAGCAGCACAACTATGCCGCCCGTTTTCCTCCAGAAAGCTGTTCCCAAGGAGGGGCTCCCGAGAGAGGTCCCCAAGAAGAGGCTCTGGAGAAAGATGccccagaagaaaaggaagaggaggtaGATGAAGAGATTGTGAGTCCCCCACTTGTAGAAAGCGAGGCTCCCCAGTCCTGCCACCCCAAACCTGTCAGTTCTGACACCGAGGACGTGACCAAGAGGAAGAATCACAACTTCCTGGAGCGCAAACGACGGAATGACCTCCGTTCTAGGTTCTTGGCCCTGAGGGACCAGGTACCCACCCTGGCCAGCTGCTCCAAGGCCCCCAAAGTGGTGATCCTGAGTAAGGCCTTGGAATACTTACAAGCCCTGGTGGGGGCCGAGAAGAGGATGGCCACGGAGAAAAGGCAGCTCCGATGTCGGCAGCAGCAACTGCAGAAGAGAATTGCGTACCTCAGTGGCTACTAA